AACTTTGGGAAAACCATCCAAAGCAGGTAATGTCCTTCACTAATTATCTTCCACTTTCTCTTAATCATTGTCTCTCTGGGATCTACTCACTTTGCTTCTTCTGCTCCCTCAGGATATGGCTCACCAGCTGGAGTTCTGCCTGGTGTTGGGGTTCAACCTGGTAACATTCCATTCCTTTATTTACTACTTTTACTGCTGCCCCTTATCTCTCTCCTTTACCCATTTCCTCTCCCAGGTCTTCTGCAAGTAAATTCCATTGCTTCCTGTCTTATTCTGTCTCCTTTCCTGAGATTTCCTACCTCATCCTCCATTTTACTGTAAACTCTCTCCTTTTTTGTTTAGGTTTCTTAAACGGAGCTAGACGTTTCCCTAGTAACATCCAACAGCCAGGTATAAATCTTTCATTCATACCCAGATGAGATATACTTGGCTATGGGTCTTGGCCCTATGGTTTAGCTGTAGAATTACAATTGTTGCCTGTGGCACCATTGTTTTTCCTCTAATAGCTTGTCTACAATTAGCAATGTCTTGAGTCTTCAAATAAAGCCGGCCATACATAGACAGACCCACTTTGGTGAGGTTGCTTGATAAGTAGTGCTCTGTCACTTTTGCTGTCTCTTATCGCATGAAGGGCCCATGTAGACCCTTTATTAAGAAACCACATCCACAGCCCTATGTAGTCCTCTTCTGGTGGTATTATATAGCCTTTAAGATTAAAATTGCAGAGGAAGGCCTCTATTTTGGATGAAAGCgggaatacattttaataataatagtaatgatgATAGAAGGCACCTAATGGTCATTTGTACATAAAAGGCAATTCACAATCTACATCTAATTCAGAGATGACAACCCGTATCCAAAGTGATCTGGGTGCATGTTGGCTCTATGCATTTCAATGAATATTGGGATTTGGGTGCAAATAACAGACAGCGGGCAATGAGCCttttttggtgacaaaaagtaTGGGTGAGTTGACATATCTACTAATGGACAGCCGAAAGAGGCACTTTTGTTAAAAagaacatctttttattttgcaggatttggatcAAAACCTTCCAAAGCAGGTATGTTACATACTATCCATACCACCTGATCTTGGGTTTTCtgtggcccagtctgacacttgcTCCTTCACACACTGTGGCCctaattctgtttattttttctcttgagGTTATGGACCTGGGAATTACCCACGATTTGGAGCCCAAGCAGGTATCACCTCATTGTCCTCACCTACAGCCTCTGTTTCCAGCTTGCTTTGTGCCCTATGTGCTTCCTTTCAGTCCATCTTCAGCCCATCTCTTGCTTATCCCATCATTCATACCCTGTCTCATGCACCATGCCCTGTAAGACAGCTTGGACTTCTGAAGTCCTTTCTGCAAAATGCCCAACAGTTCCCCTTGCAGAGCTTCTTCAGAGGTTTCCTTGAGTTCTAAGTACTTGATGAGTTCAACGTTCTTGAATTCCTCTCCACACCTGAATGTTTGTCTTTCCATGACTCTCATTCTCTATGGCTACATAGACAACTTTGTGATATGTTATCCCTTAATCAATTGGTTTGTTCAAGTTCGCTTTCTCTCTCTTCCAGGCTATGGAGCTAAGCAATCCAAAGCAGGTTAGTTTGCTTCCAAACTACTCCCCTGtattatttcttccatttttgcttaattttgtggattattttaaaaactgctaataccttgaaaactagaaaaaaaaataatgcattcaatggcaaaagtgctcaacttgtttttacaaaataattaagCCAACACCCTCAATCTACCCAGGCCACTTACATCCAGACACACCCCCCCCTGTCTGAAAAAGCCATGTGCTTTGTGTAATGCTCCACCCTATTTAGGGTTTACAAATCAAGATTGTCCCACCTAAACTAGAACCTTTGAGTATATAAATCAGAGGAGCTTTATGCAGTAACCTTCCTTCCCAAACATGAAttccctttattttttacttccttgtacaACCTAGCCAACTGCTTGAATTGTACAAAATTAGAGCAATTGAAGAGTTTCTACACATGGTTTTAAACAGTGTCGGCTCCCATGTTTACAGCTCTGGGGTCccaggttcaattccagccagggcactatctcaCTATTGTTTCTGTGTGTCTCTCGCAGGTCTTGGAACAAAGCcatctaaagcaggtaatgacTCAGCTCCCTCTCAGTCTCCAATCTGTCTCTTTGCAATCTGATATCCATTATCTACTgttgttttagttatttgcctgaTGGATGATGCTTGCATTCTCTTTCCTGTATCCTGATTCTGTTTCCATGCTTCTGATACCTGTTCTGAATTGTTACTATGTCCCTGGTTATTCTGGAACCTCAATATTTTCATAACCATCTCTCAGCTTCCCATGGGTCTGATTCTGTAACCTTTGGTTCTAATGCATTGTCTCTCTCTCCCCTATCTGGTTTTGCAGGTGCCTACCAACAGCCCTACCCCAGTGGTAAGTGGGATGTTACTATGTTTAATGATCTAATTAGCTGATCATTAGCTGGCTATAGAAATTCAATATCATCCCAAAGGACATCTctcattctctgtacttcctgttcttgggctgctctctttccaatGTTCACGCAGTGGGGTGGGGCTTAGATTCTTAGAACATTTTCCAATTGCATTGCCCTCTGGTTTAATGGAGCAACTTGCTTTCAGGgtgggaactaggggtaggcagaagaggcacgtgcctagagctCAAAGATGAAGGGGGTTGGGCACGTACCTCTTCCATCCTCTTACCCCTAGTTCAGACCGCCCTCCAGACACTGAAACGCATGTCCACGCTCTCTAGAGCCCCGTGTGATGTCACTGTGCGGCCAAGTGGTTGCACGCGTGATGTCACTGTACAAAAAAGAGCAAATGCTTGAGGGGGAGAGGTGGCCAGGCGGGCTACCTAGATCGCCTGGTCGACTTGGACTGGCTCTGCTTGCTTTACACTACACACAAAGATCAAACCAATGGGAACCTTGCCAACATGTTTCTTGGTCAGGACAAAACTCTGCCTCTCATCCGATTATGGTTAACGGGAAGTACAGAGCAGTGTAATTGGGTTATTACTGGAGGGGATTGGATTCCCATACCAAGGATACGTAGATAATTCTAAGACCCTCGGTGTGATAATAAGAAGAACAATGATATATTCTAAGGTGGGGTTGAGGGATCCAGGGGCCTTGCAATTTTAGTGAAAAGCTTACTCAGTATTTCTATTTTAGGCATTGGGTCAAAGGCTTCCAAAGCAGGTACGGCATCTATGTCTTACTACTTCGGTACACTTGTCTCTGATTTGTTACCCATCCTTCTCACTCATTTTCTCCTTGCTCTTGCTCTCTCTGGCAGGATACCCACAAGGAGTAGGAAATTACCCAAGTAACATCCCTCAGCAAGGTACTCCTCTATGTAATGCACATAGATACCAGCAGGTGTCAGCTCTCTCCAAACCGAATATGCTCTGTCTATGAGTCACTGGGGCAAAGTTATTTTAAGtctagtaacctatggcaaccaggCACCTAGACATTTTTAAGGATGATTGGTCACTGCACGGGGGCAAATACACTATTTAACTATAATTGTTTAACCATGTCTTCAGACTCAAGTCCAAATCTGTCTCCATTTTCAAGGTCAAGTTTTAAAGCAGAGTCTCTTTGTTGCTTTGGTTCTGTCTCTGACGCTCTCCCTTCTGGTTCCGCAGGTGCTTTCCAGCAGCCATACCCCGGTGGTAAGTTGATTTGCCCTCCTGCCCCTGCCTTGCTTTTCACTAAGAGTTGTCACCATGTTTTCCCACTCTCTGATTTGTTGCACTCATTTATACAGGTCCCCAGGAGTACGTTCAAGGAGCAGCTGGTTATCCAAATAACTACCCACAGCAAGGTATTTATCTGTGTAATTCACACAGTGACCAGCAGGTGTCAGCACTATCCCACTACACCCCCATTTGGTTCTTTTGGGgcttttcgccagtttactatcAGTTTAACACTGATTAAATGTGTTTCTTTCAGGACTGGGGGCCAAGCCATCTAAAGCAGGTATGGAATGAGCCGGAGTGTGCAACCCTTGCTTTCATTGCCACTTTTGTGTTAGTTCTTCATCCTTTGCTTAGTCTTTTTTTGTTCCTATAATGTTTAGTTGTCATCCTCTCTTTCTGTCTCCCTGTTTCTGTCAGTAATTCTTATGCTGTCGCTCCTTTCTGATTCTATCTTCTTCCCCTACAGGTGCTTATCAACAGCCCTACCCTAATGGTGAGTTGCTTTAGACTGGTCTTACCTGAGAAATTACCATTCCAGGTGGTTCCTTGCCTCCGCTCCTACAGTTTTACCCTCATTATCCTAATTCTTCCCTCTTATTTGCCCTTTTGCAGTTGCTGGAGGATACCCACAAGCGGTAGGAAACTACCCAAGCAGCCTCCAACAGCAAGGTATCCATCTGTGTAATTCACAAAATGACCAGTAGGTGTCAGTACTATCCAAGCTGAATAAAACTGTCTGTGCTCTGCCAGTATTGGCCGACCAGTGCTGTACAACACTTTCCATATTGAGGGACGATTATTCAATTATGTACTATGTGTTTTTGGGGGGAGGgaagattataataaaatgaaaatgtcattatAAGAGGTCGTTTGAGGTATGGGGGaggcataaaaatgttttgtaggATTATATTTATTCCAAAGGCCTCTGGTCAAACAGTCTTGACCTTGACTCTTCTCCAGTACACAGAGAGGCCACTAGGTGTCACTTCTGTTCAAGGGGAATAAAAACAGTTGTGACTGTGTAGAGCAgggaataaaaacatatatttatattatcccTCAGCACCAGCACTCAGATCAGTGTATAACAGGTGGTGCATGATCAAAGTTGCATATATAGTAtaaagaggatcagcactcacatcgttgtagatgaagaaaatagtatttattcacTAGATTTACATCTTAATCCAACGCTTCGGTCCCGCCTggtgacctttctcaaggatctatatatatatatatattgtgtgactTGCCATGTACCCAAGACTTTGGGCATATGAGCAACTCCCTGCGAGGTTTAATGTTACCTTGAGTATCTCTTGTTCAGATAAATCGTTGGCTGTTTTCTAGGCACAGATCTTCCCGGTTGGGAATAAACTGCAACCCAGGTGCTTCTTCAACAATGAACTTCTTTTCTGAAACACAGTCAATCTGAATCACAATTTCACACATTCACTTTCAGCAGTGGAAAACCTTCCCAATTTAAGATATTTTGTACAACCTGTCTTGGTGACCCTTTGCCAAGCACTAGGGATCCCATGGGGTATCTTTCTCCTTTGCAACTTTCCCTGCTCCGGAGCTCACCCTCTCGTGACCCTGGCTTTGGCCCCGCAAGGGTgataaccccaactactctcctcgCTGGAGCATAATGCTGCTCAATAAATAATCTGCCACTGCCTTTAACTCTTTAAACTTTCCCCAACTGGGCCTGAAACCAGCTCATACCCAATCCTCTAGTGACCTCCCCACTAGGTGGGATTCAGCGACACAGCCCTGAGCATGTGTGTGCTCAACCTTTTATACAAAATGACACTGCCCTCTAGTGGGCTGTTGCTGAATTGCTATTACATCAAATTTTACCCTGGAAAAGGAATTAACCACCCAGGGCTCACCGAGCACCACATTAGGTGTCAAAACTATAGGGGAAACTGCTTGAGAAAATATATGTAACCCTCGTGGTCCTCTATATAGACTGACACTAACTAAATGTCTTTCTTTCAGGTCTTGGGGCCAAGCCATCTAAAACAGGTATGCAACGTTTCTGTGCATCTAACTCCATTCCTTGTGCATTCAGGTTTATGGGCCTTTAGTCTACCCCGTGTGTgtaattcttctctttctttctgaTTGTGATGCTGTCTCTGGTTTTGTCACTATCCCTCTCATTTTTCTGGTTTCTGTTGACCTCTCACTGGATCCGACACCAACTCTCTGTTGCTTTTTTGGTTCTGCAGGTGCTTTCCAGCAGCCCTACCCTAATGGTAAGCAGATTCCCATCATCTCTGATCTTTATATCATCCTTGCTCATTGTGCAGATTAGTGGAAAAGAAAGGATGGTTATACTGGCTACAGCTAAGAGCACTATGTGTGGTTTACAACTTGACCACCAGGTGTCACTGTTCTCTAAACAGACAATTGGCCTAAGGGGTCTCTGGCATAATTTTGACACTGCAGTCCCTGTTATAATCACTGATTGTCTTGCTTTGCAGGTGCCTATCAGCAGCCCTACCCCAATGGTAAGTCCTTGTCTACATCTCCAGTCTAAATCCCCCTTGATCTGATTGGAGCACAGTCATTAGCCTCAGTTCATTCTGTTGCTGCCGCTGTGAGTTTGCAGTTTGCTTGCACCTTTCTTGCTGAGTTGCCTTATTGCAACGACTCTTCTCCTCTTTTACAGGTTTGAGCAATTTTCTGGGCAATGGAAAAGGACAAGGTAAGTGCATGTGCCTGTAAGGTCACACAATTCACTTACCTCTTCTTATCTCTGACTTTGCACCCTACAGGGTGGGTCTAGGGAAGCAATATTACTCCTCCTGAGTTCCCTGTTAAATAAATCACTTGATGGGAAATTTCCATATCCTCAGAGTAGAGAAACCTTTCCTGTACTGATGTTGACATCTAATGAGAAGTATCAAGAATGAGCGTATTGAAGCAAGATGGCATCTCCCAAACATGAATATGCTTGCTTTTTAATATTCAGTTATCACTACAAGCATATGAataaacaaacatgttttatatataaatatataatggtgaTATTATTCCTGTAGGTGTCAAGTCTCCCTTTGCTTCTCTGGGTGCCCTAGGAAAAAGCTCCAAGCAAGGTAAGAATATTCTGCTCTTCTGCACTGGTATCTCCTGCCTAAGTTTGGTGCCTGGGGTCCTCACTGCTGTTCTTCTACCACAGGGGCCCTTGGCAAGTTTCCATACAAGTCACAGCCCCTCCCTGCCGATGCACTTGGATATGACTCGAAATCTCTAAAATCTGGTGAGGGCCATCCACTTTCTCCTGTTAGTATTACCCCGTCTTTCTGGTTTTCTCTTTGCATTAAATCTGTGTGTTTCCTACCCATCAGGTGGTGCTCAGTTGCCCTTTACTTCTCAGGCTGGTTACCCTGACCCTGCTTCCGTCAAATATGGTGAGAAATTCTTATACAATTGACATGCATACAGGGTCCCCCCATTAGGATCATTTACGctgagtcttaaaggagaagtaaagtttaactaaagaagtagctataaatgttgtacatgatgttttgcgcttctgtaccagcctaaggcaaccacagccctttagcagtaaagatctgtgtctccaaagatgccccagtagctccccatcttcttttctgctgattcactgcacatgctctgtgcgactgtcacttactgagcttagggacccactcacaatatacagtacacatagactattgacaagctgaaactttaggctggtgcaatacatttagtatataaaatatggcatttttagccacattaatttttagtgtttagttctcctttaaaggagaaggaatcttattgccaatagactagctgcaatagtacaagctagaatgctatgtATATTCTGTAGAaaattttaccatacctgagtaaaaaagctctagaagctctctgtttgtttaggatagcagctgccatattagcttggtgtgacatcccttcctgcctgagtctctccctgctcacttatagctctgggctcagattacagcagagaagggaggggggagagaagcaaactgagcatgctcaagccctagccctggaggtttatgttgaaaacaggaagtctgattcagaagcccatgagtacacaatagaaggaaagaaatgttgtgtttattttgatacaggactcagagcagcattactttgagggtttactggtatttttaggtggatctttctgataaggcttacttagttctaaactttccttctcctttaagtggcctTCTGGTAATTAGAATCAGTTTGCAGGTAGATCATTTCTAAAATAACCAACGTTATTTTAAAGGGGCGAAGCAGGAACAGGATGCTTAAAGTTGGACATGAAGACTGGGTTTTGGATTTAGTTTGGACAGATCTTTAATGGAGGAACTGGActttagccaaatccaaaaaaagaatGGTTTTGATACATTCCAAATGTGAATATTACAAGTTGTGTTTTGAAAAGGAAGGTGAATCTACTTGTAAATGAGAATAACTGCAGTAACTGAAAATACTGTGCTGCAATGCtcaatgccaatcagcagctcCAAAAGCTATTTATATTGTATCATGAACAAAAGGATAGAGACAAGGACTAAACATACATTCCTGCTTTATACATGTCTGCACAAATATAGGGCAACTTTTTCGGCAGTTATATATGATCATACTCGCCACATGGAGTTCTATTACCTGCTCTGCCCAACGTTACAAAAAAAGTGATCCTTTTCCTTTAGAATAACACTTTGGGTAATAACTGTATTTGACTTGTAACACAGGAGGTGTGCCAGTTCCTTATGGTCCACAGGGTGCCTACCCCGATCCTTCAGCTATCAAATATGGTAAGACATAATCCCACTACATAAGCTTCTGATTTACACTCATTTGCACTGTGGTATGAAATAGGTATATATTACCATACAAGAGTGAGGCTGCCCTACCAGACTTATGTGTAAACCTCCACAGGCCTTTTTTTCAGAGCCACTTCATTGAGTTCTTGAGCCACATTCTCTTTCTTAAAGCTTTGAGGAATATCTGATTCTTTATGAGCTGATAAGGAAACCCTGTGATaactgtctctgtctctctcttttagGCGGTGTTCCTCAGTACCCTGAACCCGCATCATCTCCACTGGAAGGTAACTACTCTACCATAGTCAACTAAACTCTACTCAGCTCTACGCTACACCTAACTCTACCCTATTATGCTCAACTCTACTATGTTCTACTCTTATCAGCTCTACTAGCCTCTACTCATTtatactctactctactctacacTACTTAACTCTACTCAGCTCTCCCCTACTCTACTCAGCTCTACCCAAGTCTACTATAGCCTGCTCTACTCATTTTACTTTACTCTACCCCACTCTTCTCTACCGTACTCTACTCTACTAATTTCTACTCTACCCCACTCAGCTCTAGTCTATCCTACTCTATACCTAATCTACTCTACCATACTCTACTTTACTCAACTCTAAATTTCAATGCATGTATTTCAAATCTGTCTTTTAGTCACAAATAGTCCACATAAATGCAATGGCAGGTCTAGATGCTTGCTTTCAACAGCACAATTGTAAATGATGGACTAGAAATGGGGCACACTTTGCCTTTACTCTAAGTCTTCTTTACTTCCTGCTCATCATACTTTATTCATCTATTGAGTTTTCCCATTTACAGAAGACCTGAGCCAAACTGTTCCAGTGGAAGGTATGTCGTGTTTCCAGTAAATGAGTAACCATGAATGTTCATACTGTCATTCCCACCCTTATTTGGTGTATCCATAGAGTATGGATATATGAGCATGCTTTGTCTGCGCTTAGTAATAATCAGCCTCCTTCTCTCTAATATGCCTCAAAGCATACTTACTCCTTTTATGTCTATCACTGGACTTTATGTTACTGTCCCCCAAGCCTATATGTCACCCCTCCAGTCACGTTGACCCCTCGTCATGCCTGTCCTCTAAACCAAATTATTATTGACCTATTTTTTACTCTCCAAATGTGTGTGTCACCCCCCCAGTCAAGTTAACCACCTTCATGTCAGACCCCTCAACAAAATTAACAtgtactactcaactgctgcagtctatacaggcctgtcaaaaaagggccaaggtgctggaatatagcccccaactccaaagggcactcaaatcaaaaattctaaaatatatttccaaaaattactctttatttatcataaatattaaaaagtaggcatacagaccaattgatgctccgccttatgcgtttcgcacccacaggcacttattcataggcatcaatgcctatgaataagtgcctgtgggtgcgaaacgcataaggcagagcatcaattggtctgtatgcctatatGTTACTCCCCCAAACTCTACGTGTCATCCCCAAGTCATGTTAACCCCCCCTCATCATGCC
The Xenopus laevis strain J_2021 chromosome 9_10S, Xenopus_laevis_v10.1, whole genome shotgun sequence DNA segment above includes these coding regions:
- the eln2.S gene encoding glutenin, high molecular weight subunit PW212 isoform X1, yielding MWGSILLQVSLLCCLVGCSLQGGTGSVQSPVSSPLPVKAGGRYPQFGPQGYQQGPAGVRNGYEAGYGVKAGKPGYGNGRYPSSIQQQGIGARPSRAGYGNGAYPSNIQQQGIGGKHPKAGYGLPAGGLANVGVQPGYGNGAGLYPSAIQQQGIGGKPPKAGYGAPAGGLPNGGVQPGYGNGAGLYPSNVQQPGTLGKPSKAGYGSPAGVLPGVGVQPGFLNGARRFPSNIQQPGFGSKPSKAGYGPGNYPRFGAQAGYGAKQSKAGLGTKPSKAGAYQQPYPSGIGSKASKAGYPQGVGNYPSNIPQQGAFQQPYPGGPQEYVQGAAGYPNNYPQQGLGAKPSKAGAYQQPYPNVAGGYPQAVGNYPSSLQQQGLGAKPSKTGAFQQPYPNGAYQQPYPNGLSNFLGNGKGQGVKSPFASLGALGKSSKQGALGKFPYKSQPLPADALGYDSKSLKSGGAQLPFTSQAGYPDPASVKYGGVPVPYGPQGAYPDPSAIKYGGVPQYPEPASSPLEEDLSQTVPVEVPEEQAAYRFYGTGYQGCAEC
- the eln2.S gene encoding glutenin, high molecular weight subunit DX5 isoform X2 encodes the protein MWGSILLQVSLLCCLVGCSLQGGTGSVQSPVSSPLPVKAGGRYPQFGPQGYQQGPAGVRNGYEAGYGVKAGKPGYGNGRYPSSIQQQGIGARPSRAGYGNGAYPSNIQQQGIGGKHPKAGYGLPAGGLANVGVQPGYGNGAGLYPSAIQQQGIGGKPPKAGYGAPAGGLPNGGVQPGYGNGAGLYPSNVQQPGTLGKPSKAGYGSPAGVLPGVGVQPGFLNGARRFPSNIQQPGFGSKPSKAGYGPGNYPRFGAQAGYGAKQSKAGLGTKPSKAGAYQQPYPSGIGSKASKAGYPQGVGNYPSNIPQQGAFQQPYPGGPQEYVQGAAGYPNNYPQQGLGAKPSKAGAYQQPYPNVAGGYPQAVGNYPSSLQQQGLGAKPSKTGAFQQPYPNGAYQQPYPNGLSNFLGNGKGQGVKSPFASLGALGKSSKQGALGKFPYKSQPLPADALGYDSKSLKSGGAQLPFTSQAGYPDPASVKYGGVPQYPEPASSPLEEDLSQTVPVEVPEEQAAYRFYGTGYQGCAEC